In Vulpes lagopus strain Blue_001 chromosome 4, ASM1834538v1, whole genome shotgun sequence, the DNA window TGCTGTCATTTCATTCCACCACCGTagtgctctccccccaccccccccagaaCCCAGCAGGACAGTCTGAAAAGGCACAAATTGTGAAGATTTTATTGCAGGCAGGGTTTTTATATCCTTGCTCATTGTTTCGCAATCTGCATTGTGATGACTATCATTTTAAATGTTCCATTTCCTCTCTTCAAAGAGGGAATCGTGGATTGGTTCTACCCTAGATTCTCAGCCAGTGTTATTCTGCATTATAACATTATGTCCTAAGGAGCATGCTGTcatgtatgttgattttatatttactatttttaatcacTATAGACAATTTTATGATCTAACATTGTTCCAAGGATCATATTAGCTGAATCTCTGCCATTTGGGGGATATTTTTTATGACTTCTCTATTTTACATCAAAAGTATTAGTGGTTCTCTCTTTTATAAGCACAAGTCATGTTTATGTATCTCATGGACATacgtattttaaaacaaatgcaatAGCTATCCCATAGCAAAGCGTGTTCTACATTTCTCCATCAACATTTACAGGTATTTTGTGATTGACTCCAGTCTTGTTTTCAGCCctactgaggtataactgaccAACAGTTGTAATATATATGAAGTGTGTAATGTGATGATTTAATACGTATACACTGTGAAAGATTCCCATGGTCAAGTTAATCAACATCTCAcacagttaccttttttttttttttttggtgagaccATGGAAGTTCTACCCCCAGTAAGCCATATATGATTACGAGGGTAAGCAACCAATGATAACACCATTCTATACCAACACAGCCATTCTACTTTCCACTTTCATTACTATATTCAATAAATGACATGAggtattcaacactttattataaaacagattttgtgttagatgatttttccTACCTGTAGTGTTCcgagcacatttaaggtaggcgAGGCCaagctatgatgtttggtagattaggtatattaaatgcattttcaacttaaagTATTTTTCACTTACAGTGGATTTATCCAGACATAACCCCATTGTGAATTGAGGTCGATCTGGATACCTGGGCGTGGAacttctggatcatatggtaactgtgTGTAACCCTGGAAGGAGCTGCACCCAAGCAATTTTCCAAAGCAGTAGCACCATTTTTTTGCAATCCCAGCAGCAGTACATGAATGGTTCAGTTTCTCTCTATCCTTTCGAGTACTTGTCCTTTTGGTTTTAGCCACACTAATGgatgtgaggtggtatgtcattgctttaatttgcatttttatagtaGTAATAATGTGGAACATCGCttgtgtgcttattggccatctttggagaaatgtctagtcaaatcctttgcccattttattatttatttatttttcctttgcccattttatttttacttttattttttacttttaaaaagattttattaatttatgagagagagagagagagtgaggcagaggcagaagcaggctctatgcagggagcccgacatgggaccctatcccagttctccaggatcacaccctaggctgaaggtagcactaaaccgctgagccaccaggctgcctcctttgcccattttaaattggattatatCTTTTTATCGTTGAGTTAtaagtgttctttgtatattctggatgcaaattccttatcagatatttgatttgcagatgttttcttccattctgtgtgtttttttttttttaatttgttgatggTATCCTTGGAAGCTcaaaagtttttaacttttatttattacacTTTCCCTATGTCTTCTTTAGTCATTTGTGCTTTCGATGTCCTAAGAAGGCTTTTTACTCTTGGTCATGAAGAGTAAAAGTCAAGAAGATTTACTCTTATGTTTtcctctaagagttttatagttttagctctctCTTATATttggtcatgaagatttactcttaggttttcctctaagagttttatagttttagctcttatatttggTCCTATGATCCACTTCGAAttcatttttgtgcatggtgtccaattttttctttttttatgtggaTTTCTAGTGTCTCAGCACCATTTTTGATGCTCACTAAGTTTTTATGAATCtcaaaaattaacatatataaagcacttagaaataCCTGGGGATGCATAGAGCAGCACTgagtaaatattagttattattttatcatttattgtaTGGAACTGTCATATGTCTACTTATCCTTCTGCCTCAGAAGACTATCTCTTTATCTTCATGCCTATGTGCCTGGCCTAGTTCCTGACAGACAGTACCTGCTGAATGGATTTcgttgaatggatgaataatataTAGAGTTTCTCTGCTGAGACAGTCAGAGGGTAAAGCACAGTTTCAACACTGATGTTCTACTGGGCTTGGCTTGGGTCCCTACCAGAGGGCTTCTTAAAGTTAGAGCACATTGACAGTACCTGCCTTAGGGCATCTCTCCAGAACACACAGAATGCAAACTCTGGGTACATCACCCTGCAGAACTAGAATCTTTTCAGCATAGTATTCATTCCTGTGTGACCCTCCTCACcatttgcttctttctcctcttgtTCCTGAGCATGCACATAGGGAATGGAATCCCTCCTGAATATCAGAGTCAGCCAAATCTCTTCTAGCTGTATCCTTTGCCTTTCAACCCCTCAAAGCTGAAGGTACAAGGCTCACTCCCAGCATCTTCCCACATACACTTTTCCCACATGATCTCATCTAATGTAATGACTCTAAATACCAAGTAAGTGTTGATGACTCGCAAACCTGTTACTCCAGCCTTGCTGAGGTCCAGACTTACATTTTAATTGTCGTCTTCATGTCTCATTTTGGATATCTAACAGGTGTCTCAAACTTAATACGGCCAAAACCGAGTTCCTTCCACAAACATATTCCTCGTCTCAGTAGATGGCTCCATACATTTTCCTAGTGACTACAGTTAAAATTTTGAGATCCATCCttgattcctctctctctttttttttttaagattttaaatttatttatttgagagagagagagagtgagagagagagcaagcacatggtggagagaagggtagaggaagaggagcagagggagagggagaaggagactccttgcCGAGtaaggagccctatgcagggttgggtcccaggatcctgggatcatgacctgagttgaaatcagactcttttttttttctttctttaatattttatttatttacgagagagagagagaagcaggctacatgcagggagcccgacgtgggactcgatcctgggtctccaggatcatgccctggactgaaggtggtgctaaaccgctgagccacctgggctgccctgaagtcagactcttaattgactgagccactcaggcaccgcCTTGattcctctttatctctcattcccATATCAGGCAAACCCTACTGAATCTGCTTTCAAAATATGCCAGCATGTTATCACTGCTCACCACCTCCAGTGCTTCTGCTTGAGAACAAGCTCGCGTCTGCCCATGAGTGGTCGGATGCAGTAACCGCTCACTGCTCTCTATCCTTATCTTCCCCTATTCCATTCTCTAAGTCATAACCAAGAGGATCTGTTTAAAAACATAGATTAGATCATGCTACTCTGTTGTTTTAAACTCTCTATTGGCTTTCTATTATGTTAGGATAACATCCAAATTTCTTACCATGACCAACATGACTTTCTTGATCTTGCCCTTTAAGTAAAAGTTGAAATTTCTACCAGGTGCAAAGATTTAATGATAGGAGATTTCAAAGCAAGCTGCCAGTTCACAATATTCAGGTTTTCAAAGAAAATGGGCATAAACCTGTTCCATAACTGCTGAAACCCTTTGATAAAATGAAAGGGTTAGACAGTAGAAGAGAGAGGATTTTGTGAAGAATAAGTATTTAGAAAAGCTATGTAATGAAACCCAGTCTGTCAAGGAGGTCTTACTTCAAAGCTGGTGGTGCTCCAGAGCTTTCCTGGGGCCACTTGCAAAGCTTATTGTCTTAATGCTTCAGTTGGGAGGTTTGTAGGCTAAGGTTTTGCTCCTCCTTGGGGGGTTAAGATAATGAGAGACAGACTAGCTAACTTTTGGGGCAGAGCCAGAAGCATGTGGCCACATTAGGACTGTGGGGGCATGGTGAGGGCACCAGCTGCAGGCCCCaagggagagagcatgtgtgtacaGGTGTCTTGAGATTTGACCAATAGGGCTGCCTGGTGGAGTGAGGAAATGCCAGCAGTAATAATTTGGAGGCAAATGTCTAGGGGCTGAGGATGGAGTCTCAAGAGATCACCCAAAATAGAAACGCTCTCTCCCCATCAAAGGGAATtgcagaagagagagcccagtgAGAATCTTCCAGAGCTCCGAAGTTTCCTCATGAAgaggcatcatcatcatcatcatcatcatcatcatcatcatcatcatcatctgccAGGCCTGGAAAGTACAAGGCTTTGGTGCTAGTCTAAGTGAGACACTTCCTGTCCCTTTTCCAGTCTCTACCTGCATTAACCAATCTCTGAGGGGTATCTTGTTATTTTGTGTTCATATATTGGACAGAAATGCCCAGTTTCTGTTTTGGGGTCTTTCTGTGGATTAAAGTGATTCTGAGACAACTAGTTTGATAAGTGTGAATAGTCATGTGGCCTGCTGGAGTCCTTATTCTCTGGCAGGAGATGGCTCCCTCACTTggtaaaattagaagaaatagtGGACGAGAATGCATGAAATTATGACTTGATAACACTATGAGTTCAGCCAATCATACATGGCGAAGGCTCTGCTTGCTCTGGCCCCTTAGCCCACGTCACCCCCGAGAACGCCTTCCCAAGCCTACAGGTCTGAAGGAGCAATTTTTCCCTTTCCAGGCAGTCTCTGACAATcttactcttctgttttcttcacagCACTGATTACTACGTGCAAGCGTCTTGTTCTTGTGGGTTCTTATTGTCAGTTACCTTCCATTGGGCTACAGGTTCCATAGACGGAGGAATCCCACCTCTTTGGTTCACTGCTCTATCCCCGGTGACTAGACTAGGTACTCTGTGTacataagtgctcagtaaatatttgctgagtgaatgcaTAAAAACTGCACGAGCAATATAGATCTGAGAGTAGGGGAATTGCATATTCACCAACTTCGGTGAGATCTCTCTTTCTATTGTGGATTAGTCATTTTCATATAATTCTACATGTACGCTGTGGTAGTGACAACTTTTACATTATTTGTATAACTGTTTCTCTTTCATCACAAGGTCACGATCCAAAAGGAtacacttacattaaaaaaacgTTTCAAATAAATGTGGAGAAAGGACAGATTTGAggtattaaagagaaaatatttgactaTGAATCAACTTGACTATATTttcattcaagaaaatatttttgctttttatttttttaaagatttaatttatttatgagagacacagagagagagaggcagagacacaggaggagggagaagcaggctccaagcagggagcccgatgtgggacttgatctcagaacccagggatcatgccctgggctgaaggcagacgctcaaccactgagccacccaggcatccctatttttgcTTTCTAATATGGTCTCACAGGGATCTCTTTTTAATGCTGGTGTTGGAGGACAGGATAGCACATGCACCTTGTAAGCTATGGTATTTCAGTGTGACAGATAGACGCTAAGATGGTTTCCCATGACCTCCACCTTTGGTGTCTGCACCTTTTTGTAACCCCCACCCTTTGAGTGTCCCTGTAGACTGTGACTTGCTTCTAtccaacagaatatggcaaaagtgatagGTTGTTACTCCTGGGACTGTTCTATGCCATTCAAGACTCCATCTTGCTAGCTAGCTTGGCCTAGACACTATCTTTGCTGGCTTGGTGAAGTAAGGCACCATGTTGAAACGGTCCACTTGGCACAGACTGCCGGTGGCCACCGGGATCCGAGGGAGCCTTCAACCATCACGCAGTAAGAGGCAGATGGCCCTCATTCCCACCACCACATGGAAATGGGTTCTCTCACTGGAACATAAAACCAATTTAAACCATTATCAGCCACTTATACCTCAGAGTCCAGGAAGGATTTAAGAAGAGATTTGGTAGAAATATGGACCAAGGCTCTGACCTTGGTCCTATGACTGCTCGTAGGTGAGGGTGGATGCGTAACAGGGAAACTCAGCTGGAGACAGACTCGTCTCCATCGTTTAGGTCTTGGCCATATGAGTGTCTCTGTATACTTGTCGCCTATATAATTAATGTCTTACGAGTGATGTGATGGGGGCAGATATGTTTATAGGGCTTGAGAGGGAATAAGAAGGCTGGAACTCAGTCAGAGACATGGAAAAACCCTCTACATTGATGCTAACGATGGTAGCATGCAGGCAAAAGCGGAACAGGCAAATCAGGGGCAGTCGGTGTGCCTCGTGGTAACCGAACCCGTGGGGAATTTGCATCCTCACTGAACTGAGcccaagcatctgccttctaagTGGGCTCTGGTTCAGATGTAGAGGAAGACATCGGTCTTCTCACATCCCCAGGGAAAGATCCAAAGGGGGACTGTGGGTGGGGGGTCGGGAGGAGGCCAGGGGCCAAGACAAAGGCTCAGAGTGGTGGGGGGAGCGGACAGGCCAAAATGCAGCCCGCCGTCTCCGCCTTCTTCATGCTGCTCTTTGTCCTGCTGTGTGTCCTGGGGATCCTGGCCAACGGCTTCATCGTGCTGGTGCTGAGCAGAGAGAGGATGCGGCGGGGGAGGCTGCTCCCCTCCGACGTGATCCTCCTTAGCCTGGGCGCCTCCCGCTTCTGCCTGCAGTGCGTTGGGATGATGAACAACTTTTACTACTACCTCCACCTGGAGGAGTACAGCACGGGCCCGGCTCGGCAATTCTTTGGCCTCCACTGGGACTTCCTGAACTCGGCCACCTTCTGGTTCGGCTCTTGGCTCAGCGTCCTCTTCTGCATGAAGATCGCCAGCTTCACCCACCCCACCTTCCTCTGGCTGAGGTGGCGGCTCCCAGGCTCGGTGCCCTGGCTCCTCGGGGCTTCCCTCCTGATCTCCTTCCTCGTCACCCTGCTCTTCTTTTGGGGAAACCATGCCGTGTATCAAGGATTCCTAATCAGAAAATACCCCGGGAACATGACCTTCCAGCAGTGGAGCAGGAGGCTGGAAATTCACTATTTCTTGCCCCTGAAGTTCATCACCTTGTCAGTGCCTTGCTCCGTCTTCCTGGTGTCCATCGCACTGTTGATTAATTCCCTGAGGCGACACAGAGGGAGGATGCGGCGCAGCGGCCACGGCCTGCAGGACCCCAGCAGCCAGGCTCACACCAGGGCTCTGAAGTCCCTCGTCTCCTTCCTCATTCTGTATGCTCTGTCCTTTGCGTCCCTGGTCATCGATGCTGCGGGTTTCTTCTGCTCGCAGAGTGACTGGTACTGGCCCTGGCAGATTTTAATCTACCTGTGCACCTCTGTCCATCCCTATATCCTCATCCTCAGTAACCTCCGGCTCCGAGGGGGGTGCAGGCAGCTACTTCTGTTGGTCAGGGGCTCCCAGATGGCCTAGGTGGCACGGTCCCATCCGGACCCCCAGAGGGGATTCGGGGACGATGACAGAGCCAGTGCCCACGGACGCAGAAATAGCTTCATGGGCAGAGAGATACCCATTGGATTCGACTCTGGGCTCCCCGCCttggggagtggagggggagTCAAATCTGGGGATGCTCTGAGTGAGACTCCTTCCTTGGGACACTGGTAAATGGGGCCCCCTGGGGCTCAGAGAGCCAGTATTGTCCAGAAACTCAGAATGTAAAATTTTGTCTACTCGCCGTTTTGTATCCCCTCCATTCCACGGCAGCTTTAAGTTAAAAAAGTTttggggcggcccgggtggctcagcggtttagcaccgccttgggcccagggcgtgatcctggagactggggatggagtccccacgtcgggctccctgcatggagcctgcttctccctctgcctgtgtctctgcctctctctctgtctctctctctgggtctctcatgaatggataaataaaatcttaaaaaaaaaacaaagttaaaaaagtCTTGattaggggcgcctggttggctcagtcagttaagtgtctgcctttgacccaggtcatgatcctgagtcccaTGATGaagccccgagtcgggctccctgctcagcagggggaacctccttctccctctccctccgcagctcccctggcttgtgttctctctcttactctctctctctctctctctctcaaatcaataaataaaatctttaaaacaaaaattcttgaTTAACGGTACATGTGATCTCAACAGCCTCCCAGGGAATGAAGAGAAAATGTGCTTATGGCTGAGCTAGGGTGTGGATGGGGAAGGAGCATCCCTCCTGAGGATAATGTGATGGTTGCCATGGGAGCCCCAGAGGACAGTAGTTGTGGCCCACAGTGGTCAGGGCTGTGATGTCTAGAGGAGCCCTCCCTTCCGTGGAGATTCTTTCGTTCTCGCCACCCTTGtagaatttgattttaattttgtgaaaacCGCTGGAAGGTTTCTCGACACCAACCCATCTCTTTTTTCATGATTCTTTCCATTGTTCTGCATTCGGTTTTCGCCCCTCTGAGATCTAAGTGGCAGCCAGACTTTTTCCATGTTTATTCTTCCTTTAGAATCTCACATTGCGATTTTCCCCATTTCCAAATTGTCTCTGGAACTCTTTTTGTTTCTCCTCAAGCAAAAGTCACAAAGTCCCATGTCGATTGAATAAGCATGTACTTTTAGTTCTGAAAAACGAAAACTCAAGAGTTTCACTTAGTTTGTGTCCCAAAACTGTTTAACCTCCTTTTGTTTTAGGAATCACCCCATTAAATCTTatgtttaaatattgttttcaaataGTTTGCTCCAATTACTATACAAACATTTCTAGAAGTAATTtcgggaaaaaaaattctatttagagTTGGGTGCCTCTAAGGCAGGCTTAAGAATTTTTGCTCAAAGACACCAGTGTGCAAATTTCTGAGTCTTAACTCCCAACTGGATTCCTGGCAGGGACAAATTTTAATGTTCTCTGAGAGTGAAAACAAGTTGTATATGCTGCCGAGCAGAAGTACACTCATGGACTAAAATCTTTGTGCAGATGCagattattctatatttttactctaaacatgtatttttaataggTAATATATTTGTATggttaaaaattcaaaatgtactgAAGAGTGTAtgttaaaaaaatctctctcctaCCTTTCCCCTCTGAGGCATTCTTAATAGTTTTATGTCTGTCCTCGAGATATTTCATTCTATAGCAGAAAGCCACTAATATCAAACTACCAAACCAGTCAACCAGCTTACTTATGTATTCCATACTagtaactaactaactaactaactaactaactaactaactaactagcTTATTAACTATGTTCTCCTAGTCTCCTTGTACACAGATGGCTGCACAGTATGCATGCAGCTCTGCTCCTTGCTCTTTCTACTTAATAATTATCTTGGAGATCTTCACATTGTGGGAACACGTAGCATTTCCTCACTTTGGGGTTTaccgtttttttgtttttgttttgacatAGATGCACCACAATGTCTTTAAATGGTCACTAGTTTGTGGTCATTTAAGTTGCTTCCTGTCTTTCTCTATTATGACAATGTTGCAATGTTGAATGAATCTCCTACATAAGTAATCTTGCACATGTGCCAATTAACTGTAGGATAAATTCCATGAAATGGGATTACTGGGTCAAGTGGCATGTGCATTTCTAATTTTGACAGATTCCTCTATAGGTTTGGATCAATTTACTTCCCCATCAGCAATTTATGAGTGCACTTATTTTCACACTTCCTTTTTTGCCGATCTGTTAGGTAAAAAAATGGCCTATTAGTAGAGTTGTCATTTGTGTGATTCCAATTTTGAGTAAggcttattattttatgtttagagtcatttgtgtgtttattttctgtaaacAGTCTATATCTTCGCTTAATTTTAGatttgaatttttgcttttttgtcttaTTGGCTTACAGGAGctctttatattttagagaaatcaactctttgttgttgttgttttttaagattttatttattcatgagagacacaaagaggacaagaggcagagacccaggcagagggagaagcaggctccacacagggagcctgatgtgggactcgatcccaggtcttcaggatcaggccctgggctgaaggcaggcgctaaactgctgagccacccgggctgccagagCTCTTTGTTTTTGATACAAGAGGCAAAACACTCCCCCACCCTCAAtggctttcattttaatttttcttgataccaatatcaattttaaaactttttttattttgagattttatttattcatttatttctttgagagagagagagagagagagagagagagagagcgcacaggtggggggaagggcagagggagaagcagactgtgtgccgagcagggagcctgatgtcaggctgagatcatgacctgagctgaaggtacaTGCTTAACTGATAGgcccacccaggtaccccaaaaccTTTTTGTTTTGAAGCAATTATAGACTCCCAGGAAGTTGTGAGAATAGTACAGAGCCCTAGGTCCCCTTCACCCGGCTTCCTTCAGTGGTGGCATCTTGCATTGCCATAGTATGATCTGGACACTGGGTCGATACAGCAATGCACTGACACAGGTGCATTGCTGCTAAGAAGAGTGTATGcagttttccctcttctttcatttattttttattttttattttttttattctttttttcccctcttctttcaaACCTGCATTCGTGTGTATATGTGATTTGATGCAATTCTATCCCATGTGCAGATTCATTTAGCCATAATCGAGGAACAGAACTGTTCTATCATCCCAAAAGAAGTCCTTCACATTACCCTTTTGCATTGTATCTGCCTCCCACCTTACCCTCCGCGtgtttttgcattttacttttataatatattttttgccatgcagattttttttgttttttgctgtacttatttattgctgtatttatttaaaacaataatgactgCTTGGATTTTGTCTCATAGTTTAAAGGCATTCCTCACTTTGATATCATAAAAAAAACCTGCCTTTTAGTTTCTTCCAGcatttttatgctttcatttttatatttaaatacttggTCTTTGTGGAATGTATTCTGGTATAAGATATCCTATGTGgatgaattctattttttttccaaatgattagCTTGTTGCtttaacacttcttttttttttttttttttgctttaacactttttattatatatatattttttctctgcttatttAAAAGCTTCTTTTTATCATTACCAAATCCCTATGCGTATTGGCTTATTTTTacactttctcttctgttttactATCTTGCTATAATCATGTGTGCCACCACCACAgcattttgactattttaggttTATGATATTTGAATGACTAGTAAACTAGTCTTCATtaatcttcttttctaattttcatggccattattttaaaaataatagtatctggtcccaaacaaaaatttctttttaggaaaattaaGTTGGATACTGCTATATGTATAATTCAGCATAAGGAAACATACAGATCTGTGATGTTGAGCCTTTCTGTTCAAGAATATGGTATGCTTCTCCgtttatttaagatttcattactttcagtagtgttttaatgttttaaaatacagatttttttacatGATGTAATGTGAATGCCTATGTATAATTGACCCTTTATGCCTTAGTTTCCTGGCATATTGCCTGAGGTGATAACAAGTAATTGCAAAGATTGAAGTAGGTAATGTATTTGCGTGACACATTAGTGTTCATTGTAACTGGTTAATAATTATTATAGTATTGCatagctaatatttaaaaaattattattattattttctgtatctgcATCAGTATGAAAAAAGTAGAGAAACTCGAGTATGGCAAGGACCTTTCTAGTCACCAGGAAagactagtgtttttttttttttctttctttgacatctcttgtttttttcccattctttcaatttttttcaactgTTAAATCAGGCCAATAGGCTTGGTATGAGTGAGATAAATTAAAAACCACTTGTGGTGGGTAAGAAATCATTGAGAAAGGATTTTGATGCTGAAGGGGGCCACTGGAGGCTCACTAAGGGGCTGTGACTCTCAGAGATTAGTTTACTTatgcaactttttattttagtttttatttaaattccagttagttaacatacagtgtaatattagttttgggtgtacgatatagtgattccacactttCATAcattacctggtgctcatcacagcaaatatcctccttgatgcccattacctctttctcccatcccccacccacctctggtggaccatcagtttgttctctgtaattaagattctatttcttagtttgtctcttCCCTCACcctttgttcattaaaaaaaaaaaaaaaaaaagttatttttcaaactccaatgcagggcttgaactcatgaccctgagatcgagacctgagctgaaatcaagagttggatgcttaactgactgaaccacccatgggcccctgttcatttgttttgtttcttaaattccacatagtgaaatcatatggtatttgtctttctctgagtgacttattttgcttagcacttAAGTAGCTTTTGACATCAGCTAAGGGagacaaaaaaagagacaagagttttgttttatttttttgttgttgttgaagacATAAAGGGGAATGTAGTTATCTAGCTGTTATCTTTAAACTTTGTTCCGTGTTATGATTTATAATGTTGCCAAATTGAGCTGTTCTAAtgagaaaagaagtgaaaagactaagaaaaataaatgggagatTAAATCAATGGGAAATCAGATTGATTGGTGGACTTTGGACCATGTGCTAGGCTTCCACAGGGCTCTTCTGGTAGCATTTCCTATTGATCCAGCTCTGTGGTGTCGGGAAGGCTTAGCTGAAACCCCTGTCTTATCGACCTGTGGCAAATATCACAGCTCACTGCTAAAGGtttcataaaagaaattttgtaagatttaaaaacataatccAAAGCAATACATAAGTCAGGATATGTTAACCTTTTAGAGGGCCGCAGATTGTTTGAGAACGTATTTGATTAGCAGATATTTTTGGGGTGCCTACCTATAGACAGTGCCCCATGCTGAGGATAAAGCAGTGAGCATTACAGACGTCATTTCTACTGCCATGGTGTTTACAGTCTTGCAGGAGCCGGGGGCAAACCGTCTAGTCATGCAAATGAGCATATCGTTACAAATTTCTCAGGAGGTGATAACATTGTGGATGAGCTGACGTTTAAACACACAATTCCAGGTGCTTGTAGGCCTGAAAACCTATCAGTAA includes these proteins:
- the LOC121489697 gene encoding taste receptor type 2 member 41-like, whose protein sequence is MQPAVSAFFMLLFVLLCVLGILANGFIVLVLSRERMRRGRLLPSDVILLSLGASRFCLQCVGMMNNFYYYLHLEEYSTGPARQFFGLHWDFLNSATFWFGSWLSVLFCMKIASFTHPTFLWLRWRLPGSVPWLLGASLLISFLVTLLFFWGNHAVYQGFLIRKYPGNMTFQQWSRRLEIHYFLPLKFITLSVPCSVFLVSIALLINSLRRHRGRMRRSGHGLQDPSSQAHTRALKSLVSFLILYALSFASLVIDAAGFFCSQSDWYWPWQILIYLCTSVHPYILILSNLRLRGGCRQLLLLVRGSQMA